From a single Mesorhizobium shangrilense genomic region:
- a CDS encoding tyrosine recombinase XerC, producing the protein MQEFLIPAKPDLQAAREAWLKMLARERRLSPATVEAYERDTRQFLHFLTGHCGGAPGISDIADLRPADLRGFLAARRNDGAGARTLGRGLAGIRSLLRFLERRGLANAAGAAALRAPRQPKSLPKPLTAADAKHVVSVEGQLAEEPWIAARNAAVLTLLYGSGLRISEALGLSGADLASEADTVLRVTGKGGKMRLVPVLPVALRAIAEYRRLCPHHLDPKGLLFRGARGGPLNPAIIQRDMARLRSALNLPDTATPHALRHSFATHLLGRGGDLRTIQELLGHASLSTTQIYTGVDTARLLEIYESAHPRA; encoded by the coding sequence ATGCAGGAATTCCTCATCCCCGCCAAACCCGACCTCCAGGCGGCGCGTGAAGCCTGGCTGAAGATGCTGGCCCGCGAACGCCGGCTGTCGCCCGCGACCGTGGAGGCCTATGAGCGCGACACCAGGCAGTTCCTGCATTTCCTCACCGGCCATTGCGGTGGCGCCCCCGGCATCTCCGACATCGCCGATCTGCGTCCCGCCGATCTGCGCGGCTTTCTCGCCGCCCGCCGCAATGACGGCGCCGGCGCCCGCACGCTTGGACGCGGGCTTGCCGGCATCCGTTCGCTGCTGCGGTTCCTCGAGCGGCGCGGCCTCGCCAACGCGGCTGGAGCGGCAGCGCTGCGCGCGCCGCGCCAGCCGAAATCCCTGCCCAAGCCTTTGACGGCCGCCGATGCAAAGCATGTCGTATCCGTCGAAGGGCAACTGGCGGAGGAACCGTGGATCGCGGCCCGCAACGCCGCCGTGCTGACCCTGCTCTATGGTTCCGGCCTGCGCATTTCAGAGGCACTGGGCCTGTCCGGAGCCGATCTAGCGTCGGAGGCCGACACCGTGCTGCGCGTCACCGGCAAGGGCGGCAAGATGCGGCTGGTGCCGGTGCTGCCGGTGGCATTGCGCGCCATCGCCGAGTATCGCCGGCTCTGCCCCCACCATCTCGACCCCAAGGGCCTGCTGTTTCGCGGCGCGCGCGGCGGCCCGCTCAATCCCGCGATCATCCAGCGCGACATGGCCAGGCTGCGCTCGGCGCTCAACCTGCCGGACACCGCGACGCCGCATGCGCTGCGCCATTCCTTCGCCACGCATCTGCTCGGGCGCGGCGGCGACCTGCGCACCATCCAGGAACTGCTGGGCCATGCCAGCCTGTCGACGACGCAGATCTACACCGGTGTCGACACCGCAAGGCTGCTCGAGATCTATGAATCCGCCCATCCCCGCGCATGA
- the rimM gene encoding ribosome maturation factor RimM (Essential for efficient processing of 16S rRNA) — translation MTKLQNPVQMAVIGAAHGIKGELRVKTFTGEPLALADYGPLYARDGRAFQIIDIRPANTVVVVRFKGVSDRNAAEALAGTELFVDRSVLPDDGEEDEFYHADLVGLAVRDETGAAVGKVVAVHNFGGGDILDVTLAGRKGVLIPFTQAAVPEVSIAEGFVRVDPAAAGLVDDEDGDAPREEDFDPKGRPRGPRDAGGNR, via the coding sequence ATGACCAAGCTGCAAAACCCCGTCCAGATGGCCGTGATCGGCGCCGCCCACGGCATCAAGGGCGAATTGCGCGTGAAGACCTTCACCGGCGAGCCGCTGGCGCTGGCCGATTACGGGCCGCTCTATGCCAGGGATGGCCGCGCCTTCCAGATCATCGACATCCGTCCCGCCAACACGGTTGTCGTGGTCCGCTTCAAGGGTGTCAGCGACCGCAATGCCGCCGAGGCGCTGGCAGGCACGGAACTGTTCGTTGACCGTTCGGTGCTGCCGGATGACGGCGAGGAGGATGAGTTCTATCACGCCGACCTCGTCGGGCTGGCGGTCAGGGATGAAACCGGTGCGGCCGTCGGCAAGGTTGTGGCCGTGCATAATTTCGGCGGCGGCGACATACTCGACGTGACGCTGGCGGGCCGCAAGGGCGTGCTGATCCCGTTCACGCAGGCCGCCGTGCCGGAAGTGTCGATCGCCGAAGGGTTCGTCCGCGTCGATCCGGCCGCGGCGGGTCTGGTCGACGACGAAGATGGCGATGCGCCGCGCGAAGAAGACTTCGACCCGAAGGGCAGACCGCGAGGCCCGAGGGATGCCGGGGGCAACCGGTGA
- the trmD gene encoding tRNA (guanosine(37)-N1)-methyltransferase TrmD, which yields MTFKASVLTLYPEMFPGALGVSLAGRALEAGTWSLEAVQIRDFATDRHRTVDDTPAGGGAGMVMRADVLARAIDHASPEGDARPRLLMSPRGKPLTQARVRELAVGPGAVILCGRFEGVDQRLIEARGLEEVSVGDFILSGGEPAALVLLDAVVRLLPGVMGNAESGEEESFENGLLEHPHYTRPQEFEGRPIPDVLTSGNHKKIVEWRRAQSEALTKERRPDLLAAGFQPLAK from the coding sequence GTGACGTTCAAGGCGTCTGTACTGACGCTCTATCCGGAGATGTTTCCGGGTGCGCTGGGGGTGTCGCTGGCCGGCCGGGCGCTGGAAGCGGGCACATGGTCCCTGGAAGCCGTCCAGATCCGGGACTTCGCCACCGATCGACACCGCACCGTCGACGATACGCCGGCCGGCGGTGGTGCCGGCATGGTGATGCGCGCCGACGTGCTGGCCAGGGCCATCGACCACGCTTCGCCTGAAGGCGATGCGCGGCCACGGCTGTTGATGAGCCCGCGCGGCAAGCCGTTGACGCAGGCCCGTGTGCGCGAGCTGGCTGTCGGGCCGGGCGCCGTGATCCTGTGCGGCCGTTTCGAAGGCGTCGACCAGCGGCTGATCGAGGCGCGCGGCCTGGAAGAGGTTTCGGTCGGCGACTTCATCCTGTCCGGCGGCGAGCCGGCGGCACTCGTCCTGCTCGACGCCGTGGTGCGGCTGCTGCCGGGCGTGATGGGCAATGCAGAGTCGGGCGAGGAAGAGAGTTTCGAAAACGGCCTGCTCGAACACCCGCATTACACGCGGCCGCAGGAATTCGAGGGCCGTCCAATCCCCGACGTGCTGACCTCGGGCAACCACAAGAAGATCGTGGAGTGGCGGCGCGCCCAGTCGGAAGCGCTGACGAAAGAACGGCGGCCCGATCTGCTGGCTGCTGGTTTTCAGCCCTTGGCGAAGTAG